The Candidatus Methylomirabilis lanthanidiphila genome includes a window with the following:
- the coaE gene encoding Dephospho-CoA kinase, producing the protein MVVVGLTGGIGSGKSTVAALFHSLGAIVIDADQVAHELVEPGRPLFEVVASTFGREFVGADGRIDRRRLGAMVFADPETRRRLEALLHPTIIEECERRIRQAEVLGAAVCLVDAALLIESGWHTRCDAVILVEAGEAVRLARLMRSRGLSRDDAMLRIRSQMPQQQKRQYARFIIENDGPPQETAHQVRAVWEQLCTMVIP; encoded by the coding sequence ATGGTCGTTGTGGGTCTGACAGGGGGGATCGGCTCCGGCAAGAGCACGGTTGCGGCACTGTTTCACAGCTTAGGCGCAATCGTCATCGACGCGGATCAAGTGGCGCATGAGTTAGTGGAGCCTGGCCGACCTCTGTTCGAGGTGGTTGCGTCGACCTTCGGTCGCGAGTTCGTCGGAGCGGATGGTCGGATAGACCGCAGGCGATTGGGCGCCATGGTATTTGCCGATCCTGAGACTCGCAGGCGATTAGAGGCACTGCTTCATCCGACCATTATCGAGGAATGCGAACGGCGTATCCGGCAGGCAGAGGTCTTAGGGGCGGCCGTGTGTCTTGTTGATGCCGCGCTGCTTATTGAGAGCGGCTGGCATACTCGCTGCGACGCAGTGATCCTTGTTGAGGCGGGCGAAGCGGTTCGGCTTGCGCGTCTGATGCGGTCCAGGGGCCTCAGTCGGGATGACGCGATGTTGCGTATCAGATCGCAGATGCCGCAGCAGCAGAAGCGTCAATACGCCCGCTTTATCATCGAGAACGACGGGCCGCCTCAGGAGACGGCACACCAGGTGCGGGCAGTGTGGGAACAGCTCTGCACCATGGTGATACCCTGA